A single window of Luteipulveratus halotolerans DNA harbors:
- the cofD gene encoding 2-phospho-L-lactate transferase — MRITALAGGVGGARFLRGLLHHLSGRSDGPHTLTIIGNTGDDITLFGLRVCPDIDTLLYTLGGGVHEGQGWGRADETFAVQGELKAYGASPQWFGLGDRDFGTHIVRSQWLAQGHTLSEVTARLAQRWGLPEQGVTLLPMTDVPVETHVVLEEDGEQRAVHFQEWWVRMQAAVPAQRFVVAGLDRAAAAPGVLDAIRNADVVLLPPSNPVVSIGIVLGVPGVRDALRGTAAPVVGVSPLIGGAPVRGHADACLSAIGVESTTAAVAGLYSDFLDGWLVDDADAASMQAPGTSRGLRVEAMPLLMRDLEHAARIAGGAFDLALGLRRD; from the coding sequence ATGCGCATCACCGCCCTCGCGGGAGGTGTCGGCGGAGCCCGATTCCTGAGGGGCCTGCTGCACCACCTGAGCGGCCGCTCCGACGGCCCCCACACACTCACGATCATCGGCAACACCGGCGACGACATCACGCTGTTCGGGCTGCGCGTCTGCCCCGACATCGACACCCTCCTCTACACCCTCGGCGGCGGCGTCCACGAAGGCCAGGGCTGGGGTCGGGCCGACGAGACGTTCGCCGTCCAGGGTGAGCTCAAGGCGTACGGCGCCTCACCCCAGTGGTTCGGTCTCGGCGACCGCGACTTCGGCACCCACATCGTGCGCAGCCAGTGGCTGGCCCAGGGACACACCCTGAGCGAGGTCACGGCTCGGCTGGCGCAGCGCTGGGGACTCCCCGAGCAGGGCGTCACCCTCCTGCCGATGACCGACGTCCCGGTCGAGACGCACGTCGTGCTCGAGGAGGACGGTGAGCAGCGCGCGGTGCACTTCCAGGAGTGGTGGGTGCGCATGCAGGCGGCCGTGCCGGCACAGCGTTTCGTCGTCGCCGGTCTGGACCGCGCCGCTGCCGCACCCGGGGTGCTCGACGCCATCCGGAACGCCGACGTCGTGCTCCTCCCGCCGAGCAACCCGGTCGTGTCGATCGGGATCGTGCTCGGAGTGCCCGGCGTACGAGATGCGTTGCGTGGCACCGCTGCTCCCGTCGTCGGGGTCTCGCCACTGATCGGCGGAGCGCCGGTGCGAGGTCACGCCGACGCGTGCCTGAGCGCCATCGGCGTCGAGTCGACGACGGCCGCGGTCGCAGGGCTCTACAGCGACTTCCTCGACGGATGGCTCGTCGATGATGCCGACGCGGCGTCGATGCAGGCTCCCGGCACCTCGCGTGGCCTGCGCGTCGAGGCGATGCCTCTGCTGATGCGCGACCTCGAGCACGCCGCACGGATCGCCGGCGGCGCGTTCGACCTCGCGCTCGGGCTCCGACGTGACTGA
- the cofE gene encoding coenzyme F420-0:L-glutamate ligase, producing the protein MTDPVADVRLLPVTGLPEVRPGDDLGRLVVEALERAGTPLVDGDVVVVTSKVVSKAEGLIASTDAIDRSELVLRESHRVVSERSTDTGVTRVVASHAGPVMAGAGIDASNTGDAELLLLPHDPDASARWVHDKILAAVARPVRIGVVLSDTAGRPWRTGLVDLALGLSGIQALDDLRGRSDTEGRDLAVTVRCLADEIAAAADLVKGKVDRVPVAVVRGLGQVVVADGSTARSLVRAGVEDWFALGRAEAVRDALGVSPGSALSDNIGIESVRPEPLSRRVDRALQVALTGGDAVEAAHLAGDATVVRLRARSELQLGRAWARFEVALAGERLQSASSHEDGTVVVHISEG; encoded by the coding sequence GTGACTGACCCGGTCGCGGACGTCCGGCTCCTGCCCGTCACCGGGCTTCCCGAGGTGCGTCCGGGCGACGACCTCGGACGACTGGTCGTCGAGGCGCTCGAGCGCGCCGGCACACCGCTGGTCGACGGCGACGTGGTGGTCGTGACGAGCAAGGTCGTCTCCAAGGCCGAGGGCCTGATCGCCTCGACCGATGCGATCGACCGCTCCGAGCTCGTGCTGCGCGAGTCGCACCGGGTCGTGAGCGAGCGCTCGACCGACACCGGCGTCACCCGTGTGGTCGCCTCGCACGCAGGACCGGTCATGGCCGGGGCCGGCATCGACGCCTCCAACACCGGTGACGCCGAGCTGCTGCTGCTCCCCCACGACCCCGACGCGAGCGCACGCTGGGTCCACGACAAGATCCTCGCCGCGGTCGCTCGTCCCGTGCGCATCGGCGTGGTGCTGAGCGACACCGCCGGCCGGCCGTGGCGCACCGGCCTGGTCGATCTGGCCCTGGGACTGTCCGGCATCCAGGCGCTGGACGACCTGCGCGGGCGCAGCGACACCGAAGGACGCGACCTGGCCGTCACCGTGCGGTGCCTCGCCGACGAGATCGCCGCAGCCGCCGACCTCGTCAAGGGCAAGGTCGACCGCGTCCCGGTCGCGGTCGTACGAGGCCTCGGCCAGGTCGTCGTCGCGGACGGCTCGACCGCCCGCTCCCTCGTGCGCGCCGGTGTCGAGGACTGGTTCGCGCTCGGTCGTGCCGAGGCGGTCCGCGACGCTCTCGGCGTCTCGCCGGGCTCAGCTCTCTCGGACAACATCGGCATCGAGTCCGTACGCCCCGAGCCGCTCTCCCGCCGCGTCGACCGCGCCCTCCAGGTCGCCCTCACCGGCGGCGATGCCGTCGAGGCCGCTCACCTCGCCGGCGACGCCACCGTCGTACGCCTGCGCGCTCGTTCGGAGCTCCAGCTGGGTCGTGCGTGGGCGCGCTTCGAGGTCGCCCTCGCCGGCGAGCGGCTGCAGTCGGCCTCCTCGCACGAGGACGGCACCGTGGTGGTGCACATCAGCGAGGGCTAG
- a CDS encoding IS481 family transposase, with protein sequence MPHSKAALSFEGRRRLVRRCQHRPIAHVAAEAAVSRQCLSKWYARWREHGDEGLHDRTSRPRRSPTATPPQVVEQVIALRKRKWSARRIHLELSAQGVRIAVCTISRILVRHGLNRLRHLDVDGEPLRAPGKITARYPGHMTHLDVKKVGRIPDGGGWRVHGRGSAQAKAADRAKTRGARTGYTYLHSALDGFSRLAYTEAHDDEKAVTAIGFLFRARVFFAAHGITRFTRIVTDNGSCYRASAFTRAVHSFAAKHQRIKAFTPKHNGKVERYQQTYTHEVLYAAAYESEQQRRDQLQVWQVHYNYHRPHTAAGDQPPASRLPAGVTNLMLSYT encoded by the coding sequence ATGCCCCACAGTAAAGCCGCCCTGTCGTTCGAAGGACGTCGTCGCCTGGTGCGCCGGTGCCAGCACCGCCCGATCGCGCACGTCGCAGCGGAGGCCGCGGTCTCGCGGCAGTGCTTGTCGAAGTGGTACGCCCGGTGGCGTGAGCACGGCGACGAAGGGTTGCACGACCGGACCAGCCGGCCCCGCCGTTCCCCGACCGCCACACCGCCGCAGGTGGTGGAACAGGTCATCGCGTTGCGCAAACGCAAGTGGTCCGCGCGGCGGATCCATCTGGAGCTGAGCGCCCAGGGCGTCAGGATCGCGGTGTGCACGATCAGCCGGATCCTGGTCCGGCACGGACTGAACCGGCTGCGGCACCTGGACGTTGACGGGGAACCGTTGCGGGCGCCGGGAAAGATCACTGCCCGGTACCCCGGGCACATGACCCACCTGGACGTGAAGAAGGTCGGGCGCATCCCCGACGGCGGCGGGTGGCGGGTGCACGGTCGCGGGTCGGCCCAGGCCAAGGCCGCCGACCGGGCCAAGACCCGTGGCGCCCGCACCGGGTACACCTACCTGCACTCCGCCCTCGACGGGTTCTCCCGGCTGGCCTACACCGAAGCCCACGACGACGAGAAGGCCGTCACCGCGATCGGGTTCTTGTTCCGTGCCCGGGTGTTCTTCGCCGCGCACGGCATCACCCGCTTCACCCGGATCGTGACTGACAACGGGTCCTGCTACCGCGCCAGTGCGTTCACCCGGGCCGTGCACTCCTTCGCGGCCAAGCATCAGCGGATCAAGGCGTTCACGCCCAAGCACAACGGCAAGGTCGAGCGCTACCAGCAGACCTACACCCACGAGGTCCTCTACGCCGCCGCGTACGAGTCCGAGCAGCAGCGTCGCGACCAGCTCCAGGTGTGGCAGGTCCACTACAACTACCATCGCCCCCACACCGCCGCGGGCGATCAGCCGCCGGCCTCACGACTGCCAGCCGGCGTCACCAACCTCATGCTCAGTTACACCTAG